From Budorcas taxicolor isolate Tak-1 chromosome 19, Takin1.1, whole genome shotgun sequence, the proteins below share one genomic window:
- the TEKT1 gene encoding tektin-1 isoform X2 has product MARLLQQPPKFLCAEWQIANKNQYHRAEAQRSRSERLVAESQRLVDEIEKTTRKSQSDVNKKLEQRLEEVRFWKKELDDKLEQLVYATEDLLLYQTRLEKALESFKEPLRITEKCLEYREKRVGIDLVHDEVEQELIKEEEIIRGVMTLLTRTLEETCEQIRLNRSAKYNLEKDLRDKFTAITIDDICFSLNNNSPNIKYSENVVRVEPNSVSLEDWLDFSNTNVEKADKQRNNSLTLKALVDRILSQTANDLRRQCDVVDTAFKNGLKETKDARDKLALHLDKVMEEIASQEKNIVVLEKAILDQEGPAKVAHTRLETRTHRPNVELCRDVAQYRLIKEVGEITHNVARLKETLAQAQAELKGLNRRQLALQEEIQIKGNTIYIDEVLCMPMRKSIPPRDGDDHGEWAGGSHPEAVC; this is encoded by the exons ATGGCCAGACTACTACAACAGCCACCCAAGTTCTTGTGCGCAGAGTGGCAAATTGCTAACAAAAACCAGTACCACAGAGCAGAAGCCCAAAGGTCCCGGTCTGAACGCCTGGTAGCAGAAAGCCAGAGACTTGTGGATGAAATTGAAAAGACCACAAGAAAATCTCAAAGCGATGTGAATAAGAAACTAG AGCAGAGACTTGAGGAAGTCAGGTTCTGGAAGAAGGAGTTAGATGACAAACTTGAGCAGCTGGTGTACGCAACTGAAGACCTGCTCCTCTATCAGACCAGATTGGAGAAAGCCCTCGAGAGCTTTAAGGAGCCGTTGCGCATCACAGAGAAATGCTTGGAATACAG GGAGAAGCGGGTTGGCATTGACCTGGTCCATGATGAGGTGGAACAGGAGCTGATCAAGGAAGAGGAGATCATCCGGGGAGTAATGACCCTGCTGACCCGCACCCTGGAGGAGACATGTGAGCAAATCAG GTTAAACCGCTCTGCCAAGTACAATCTTGAAAAGGATTTGAGGGACAAGTTTACAGCCATAACCATTGATGATATCTGCTTCTCACTCAACAACAACTCACCAAACATCAAGTATTCTGAGAACGTCGTGAGGGTTGAACCAAA CTCCGTGAGTCTGGAAGACTGgctagacttctccaacaccaacgtGGAGAAGGCTGACAAGCAGAGGAACAACTCCCTGACGCTGAAGGCCCTGGTGGACCGAATCCTGTCCCAGACGGCCAATGACCTGCGCAGGCAGTGTGATGTGGTGGACACCGCCTTCAAGAATGGGCTGAAGGAGACCAAGGACGCCAGGGACAAACTGGCTCTTCATCTGGACAAG GTCATGGAAGAGATTGCCTCCCAGGAGAAAAACATTGTGGTTCTTGAAAAAGCCATCCTCGACCAAGAAGGGCCTGCCAAGGTGGCTCACACACGCCTGGAGACCAGGACACACCGGCCTAATGTGGAGCTGTGTCGAGATGTTGCACAGTACAGGCTGATCAAGGAGGTCGGCGAGATCACCCACAATGTTGCAAG aCTGAAGGAAACACTGGCCCAAGCTCAAGCAGAGTTGAAAGGCCTGAATCGCAGGCAGCTGGCCCTGCAGGAGGAGATCCAGATCAAGGGGAACACCATCTACATTGACGAGGTGCTGTGTATGCCCATGAGAAAGTCCATCCCGCCTCGGGACGGGGATGACCACGGGGAGTGGGCCGGGGGCTCCCATCCCGAGGCTGTCTGCTGA
- the TEKT1 gene encoding tektin-1 isoform X1, whose amino-acid sequence MKTLRGLWKVQMARLLQQPPKFLCAEWQIANKNQYHRAEAQRSRSERLVAESQRLVDEIEKTTRKSQSDVNKKLEQRLEEVRFWKKELDDKLEQLVYATEDLLLYQTRLEKALESFKEPLRITEKCLEYREKRVGIDLVHDEVEQELIKEEEIIRGVMTLLTRTLEETCEQIRLNRSAKYNLEKDLRDKFTAITIDDICFSLNNNSPNIKYSENVVRVEPNSVSLEDWLDFSNTNVEKADKQRNNSLTLKALVDRILSQTANDLRRQCDVVDTAFKNGLKETKDARDKLALHLDKVMEEIASQEKNIVVLEKAILDQEGPAKVAHTRLETRTHRPNVELCRDVAQYRLIKEVGEITHNVARLKETLAQAQAELKGLNRRQLALQEEIQIKGNTIYIDEVLCMPMRKSIPPRDGDDHGEWAGGSHPEAVC is encoded by the exons GACTTTGGAAAGTTCAAATGGCCAGACTACTACAACAGCCACCCAAGTTCTTGTGCGCAGAGTGGCAAATTGCTAACAAAAACCAGTACCACAGAGCAGAAGCCCAAAGGTCCCGGTCTGAACGCCTGGTAGCAGAAAGCCAGAGACTTGTGGATGAAATTGAAAAGACCACAAGAAAATCTCAAAGCGATGTGAATAAGAAACTAG AGCAGAGACTTGAGGAAGTCAGGTTCTGGAAGAAGGAGTTAGATGACAAACTTGAGCAGCTGGTGTACGCAACTGAAGACCTGCTCCTCTATCAGACCAGATTGGAGAAAGCCCTCGAGAGCTTTAAGGAGCCGTTGCGCATCACAGAGAAATGCTTGGAATACAG GGAGAAGCGGGTTGGCATTGACCTGGTCCATGATGAGGTGGAACAGGAGCTGATCAAGGAAGAGGAGATCATCCGGGGAGTAATGACCCTGCTGACCCGCACCCTGGAGGAGACATGTGAGCAAATCAG GTTAAACCGCTCTGCCAAGTACAATCTTGAAAAGGATTTGAGGGACAAGTTTACAGCCATAACCATTGATGATATCTGCTTCTCACTCAACAACAACTCACCAAACATCAAGTATTCTGAGAACGTCGTGAGGGTTGAACCAAA CTCCGTGAGTCTGGAAGACTGgctagacttctccaacaccaacgtGGAGAAGGCTGACAAGCAGAGGAACAACTCCCTGACGCTGAAGGCCCTGGTGGACCGAATCCTGTCCCAGACGGCCAATGACCTGCGCAGGCAGTGTGATGTGGTGGACACCGCCTTCAAGAATGGGCTGAAGGAGACCAAGGACGCCAGGGACAAACTGGCTCTTCATCTGGACAAG GTCATGGAAGAGATTGCCTCCCAGGAGAAAAACATTGTGGTTCTTGAAAAAGCCATCCTCGACCAAGAAGGGCCTGCCAAGGTGGCTCACACACGCCTGGAGACCAGGACACACCGGCCTAATGTGGAGCTGTGTCGAGATGTTGCACAGTACAGGCTGATCAAGGAGGTCGGCGAGATCACCCACAATGTTGCAAG aCTGAAGGAAACACTGGCCCAAGCTCAAGCAGAGTTGAAAGGCCTGAATCGCAGGCAGCTGGCCCTGCAGGAGGAGATCCAGATCAAGGGGAACACCATCTACATTGACGAGGTGCTGTGTATGCCCATGAGAAAGTCCATCCCGCCTCGGGACGGGGATGACCACGGGGAGTGGGCCGGGGGCTCCCATCCCGAGGCTGTCTGCTGA